One window of Helicoverpa zea isolate HzStark_Cry1AcR chromosome 12, ilHelZeax1.1, whole genome shotgun sequence genomic DNA carries:
- the LOC124635146 gene encoding uncharacterized protein LOC124635146, with protein sequence MCSSSAAHTLDTHRIMHAYLALVIALAAPALAAPAPARLGYEREIDSTRYNLVPKPLDSYVLNQAYLASQKNRAKLITRQRPDDAIVADNVKLESNMISIVSTGKKNLNSQVSDGRIRRRRGYNLENVRVPARYPYLPVPNYTRFRRWG encoded by the coding sequence atgtgtaGTTCGAGCGCGGCTCATACACTCGACACACACCGCATCATGCACGCGTACCTCGCGCTCGTCATCGCGCTCGCGGCGCCCGCActcgctgcgcccgcgcccgcccgcCTCGGCTACGAGCGAGAAATCGATTCCACCAGGTACAACTTGGTGCCCAAACCCCTGGACTCCTACGTACTCAACCAAGCCTATCTAGCCTCGCAGAAAAACAGAGCGAAACTCATCACCAGGCAGAGGCCCGATGACGCCATTGTGGCTGACAATGTGAAATTAGAATCAAATATGATAAGTATAGTGTCTACAGGAAAAAAAAACCTGAACAGCCAAGTGAGTGATGGGAGGATCCGACGGCGGCGAGGATACAACCTGGAGAACGTGAGAGTCCCGGCGCGATACCCGTACCTCCCCGTGCCAAACTACACGAGATTCCGGCGCTGGGGCTAG